In Scatophagus argus isolate fScaArg1 chromosome 3, fScaArg1.pri, whole genome shotgun sequence, one genomic interval encodes:
- the LOC124057170 gene encoding SH3 and cysteine-rich domain-containing protein 3-like, which yields MAHYDSLDDKDSVDIHDNPPLPDNVVKEEDNTVYFIYDEEVEEEDKDEPLPAEPVKPVNDRPHKFKDHYCKKPKFCDVCARMIVLNNKFALRCKNCKTSIHHQCQSYVEFQRCFGKIPPGFRRAYSSPLYSSQQNATVSQLLPFSQSNRTDPVFETLRIGVIMANKERKKGSEDKKNMMMMEDDESQPKQEDEGGQGANTEGDKRGDKAPADDKSKKLQPGKIGVFSQSHYYLALYRFKAIEKDDLDVHAGDRITVIDDSNEEWWRGKIRERTGFIPANYIIRVRSGERVYKVTRSFVGNREMGQITLKKDQIVVKKGEEVNGYLKVSTGRKLGFFPADLLQEI from the exons ATGGCTCATTATGACTC GTTGGATGACAAGGACTCAGTGGATATTCATGACAACCCACCCCTCCCTGATAATGTGGTGAAAGAGGAGGACAACACG GTGTATTTCATCTATGatgaggaggtagaggaggaagacaaagatGAGCCACTTCCTGCAGAACCAGTCAAACCAGTCAATGACAGACCTCACAAGTTCAAGGACCACTACTGCAAGAAACCAAAGTTTTGCGACGTCTGTGCACGCATGATAGTTT TAAACAACAAGTTTGCATTAAGATGTAAGAACTGCAAAACCAGCATCCACCACCAATGTCAGTCCTACGTTGAGTTCCAGAGGTGTTTCGGCAAAATT CCTCCAGGATTCAGAAGAGCCTACAGCTCTCCTCTCTACAGCAGTCAGCAGAATGCCACAGTGTCACAGCTGCTGCCCTTTT CACAGTCAAACCGCACTGACCCCGTGTTTGAGACGCTGCGTATTGGTGTGATCATGGCCAACAAGGAGCGTAAAAAAGGGTCAGAGGACAAGAAGAAT atgatgatgatggaggatGATGAGTCCCAGCCCAAACAGGAGGATGAAGGAGGTCAAGGAG caaacacagaaggagacaaaagaggagaCAAGGCTCCTGCTGATGACAAG AGTAAAAAACTTCAGCCAGGGAAGATTGGCGTGTTCAGCCAGTCTCACTACTACCTGGCTCTGTACCGCTTCAAAGCCATAGAGAAAGACGACCTGGACGTTCA TGCTGGTGACCGCATCACAGTGATCGATGACTCTAATGAAGAATGGTGGAGG GGGAAGATCAGAGAGAGGACAGGTTTCATACCTGCCAACTACATCATCCGAGTGCGATCGGGAGAGAGGGTCTACAAGGTGACTCGCTCCTTTGTTGGCAACAGAGAGATGGGACAAATCACTCTGAAGAAAGACcag